A genome region from Nocardia sp. NBC_01730 includes the following:
- the yaaA gene encoding peroxide stress protein YaaA — protein sequence MLVLLPPSETKSDGGVGAPLALDSLAMPQLTAVRARLVDEVVRLAADPDNARSALGLGKGADGEIARNAALRTSPTRPALERYTGVLYDALDAGSFTKVQRAKAYARLGIGSALFGAVRAGDPIPAYRLSGGSKLPGLPTLSAVWRDALAGALHAEAAGELVVDLRSGTYQQLGRVPGAVTANVLTEHPDGSRTVVSHFNKHHKGLLARALVLTRAEPTDVRGVARVAAKAGLRTEIASPTELLVIT from the coding sequence GTGCTGGTGCTGCTGCCTCCTTCCGAGACCAAATCCGACGGCGGCGTCGGCGCCCCCCTCGCACTGGACTCCCTGGCTATGCCACAGCTCACCGCGGTGCGTGCGCGCTTGGTCGACGAGGTGGTGCGGCTGGCGGCGGACCCGGACAACGCCCGCTCGGCGCTGGGGCTCGGCAAGGGGGCCGATGGCGAGATCGCCCGCAATGCGGCGTTGCGCACGTCGCCGACCCGGCCCGCGCTCGAGCGCTACACCGGCGTCCTCTACGACGCGCTCGACGCGGGCTCGTTCACGAAGGTCCAACGAGCCAAAGCGTATGCCCGGCTCGGTATCGGCTCAGCCCTGTTCGGCGCGGTCCGCGCGGGTGACCCGATTCCCGCCTACCGGCTCTCCGGCGGCTCCAAACTGCCTGGGCTGCCGACTCTTTCGGCGGTCTGGCGCGACGCGCTTGCCGGGGCGCTGCACGCCGAGGCCGCGGGTGAACTCGTAGTCGACCTGCGCTCCGGCACCTACCAGCAGCTGGGCCGTGTCCCGGGCGCGGTCACCGCGAATGTGCTCACCGAGCACCCCGACGGATCCCGCACGGTAGTGAGTCACTTCAACAAGCACCACAAGGGCTTGCTGGCCCGCGCCCTCGTGCTCACCAGAGCCGAGCCGACCGACGTCCGCGGCGTGGCACGGGTGGCAGCCAAAGCCGGGTTGCGGACCGAGATCGCCTCGCCCACTGAGCTTCTCGTCATCACCTGA
- a CDS encoding proline--tRNA ligase, producing the protein MITRLSRLFLRTLRDDPADAEVPSHKLLVRAGYVRRVAPGVYSWLPLGLRVLRKVADVVREEMDAIGAQEISLPALLPRDPYETTNRWTEYGDGLFRLQDRKGADYLLGPTHEELFALTVKGEYSSYKDLPVTLYQIQTKYRDEERPRAGILRGREFVMKDSYSFDLSEEGLKASYDAHREAYQRIFDRLRVKYVIVAATSGAMGGSASEEFLADSPVGEDTYVRCLESGYAANVEAVVTPAPAPLPIEGQPEALVHDTPGTPTIATLVDWANSAGIGKRYGRPVTASDTLKNVMVKLRHPDGKTEILGIGIPGDREVDDKRLGASVEPAEVELLTEADFAESPFLVKGYIGPKALQANGVRYLVDPRVGTGTSWITGADQPGKHVVGLVAGRDFTPDGTIEAAAVRDGDPSPDGRGTLVSARGIEIGHIFQLGNKYTDAFEVDVLGENGKPVRLTMGSYGVGVSRMVAVIAEQQHDDKGLRWPAAVAPYDVHVVIANKDDAARAGAEEVVAGLHAHGLDVLFDDRTASPGVKFKDAELLGMPLILVIGRGWAEGKVELRDRFTGEAEEISAASAVDAVVAKARR; encoded by the coding sequence GTGATCACCCGCCTCTCCCGCCTGTTCCTGCGAACCCTCCGCGACGATCCAGCCGACGCCGAGGTGCCCAGCCACAAACTCTTGGTTCGCGCCGGCTATGTGCGCCGCGTCGCCCCGGGTGTCTACTCCTGGCTGCCGCTGGGCTTACGGGTGCTGCGCAAGGTCGCGGACGTGGTGCGCGAGGAGATGGACGCGATCGGCGCCCAGGAGATCTCGCTGCCCGCGTTGCTGCCGCGGGACCCGTACGAGACCACCAACCGGTGGACCGAGTACGGTGACGGCCTTTTCCGATTGCAGGACCGCAAGGGTGCGGACTATTTGCTCGGCCCGACCCACGAGGAGCTGTTCGCGCTCACTGTGAAGGGCGAGTACAGCTCCTACAAGGACCTTCCGGTCACGCTCTACCAGATCCAGACCAAGTACCGGGACGAGGAGCGCCCCCGCGCTGGCATCCTGCGCGGGCGTGAGTTCGTCATGAAGGACTCCTACTCCTTCGATCTGAGTGAGGAAGGACTGAAGGCGAGCTACGACGCGCATCGTGAGGCCTACCAGCGCATCTTCGATCGGCTGCGGGTCAAGTACGTCATCGTCGCGGCAACCTCGGGTGCGATGGGCGGCAGCGCGTCGGAGGAGTTCCTGGCCGACAGCCCCGTCGGCGAGGACACCTACGTGCGCTGCCTCGAATCCGGTTACGCGGCCAATGTGGAGGCGGTGGTCACGCCCGCTCCCGCGCCGTTGCCGATCGAAGGACAGCCCGAGGCCCTCGTGCACGACACCCCCGGCACGCCGACCATCGCGACCCTGGTGGACTGGGCCAACAGCGCGGGCATCGGCAAGCGCTACGGTCGCCCGGTCACCGCGTCCGACACACTGAAGAACGTCATGGTGAAGCTGCGCCACCCGGACGGCAAGACCGAGATCCTCGGCATCGGGATCCCGGGCGATCGCGAGGTCGACGACAAGCGTCTGGGCGCCTCCGTCGAACCGGCCGAGGTCGAGTTACTCACCGAAGCCGACTTCGCCGAGAGCCCATTCCTCGTGAAGGGCTACATCGGCCCGAAGGCGCTGCAGGCCAACGGTGTTCGCTATCTGGTCGATCCCCGCGTCGGCACCGGCACGAGTTGGATCACCGGCGCCGACCAGCCGGGCAAGCATGTTGTCGGCCTGGTCGCCGGTCGTGACTTCACGCCCGACGGGACCATCGAGGCCGCCGCGGTCCGCGACGGCGATCCGTCGCCGGACGGGCGCGGCACCCTGGTGTCGGCGCGCGGCATCGAGATCGGCCACATCTTCCAGCTCGGCAACAAGTACACCGACGCGTTCGAGGTGGACGTGCTGGGCGAGAACGGCAAGCCGGTGCGGCTCACCATGGGCTCCTACGGTGTCGGCGTCTCGCGCATGGTCGCGGTGATCGCCGAGCAGCAGCACGACGACAAGGGGCTGCGCTGGCCCGCCGCGGTCGCGCCGTACGACGTGCACGTCGTCATCGCGAACAAGGACGACGCGGCGCGCGCGGGGGCCGAAGAGGTGGTGGCCGGGCTGCACGCCCACGGCCTGGATGTGCTCTTCGACGACCGCACTGCCTCGCCGGGTGTCAAATTCAAGGACGCCGAGCTGCTCGGTATGCCGTTGATCCTGGTCATCGGCCGCGGCTGGGCGGAGGGCAAGGTCGAACTGCGCGACCGTTTCACCGGCGAGGCGGAAGAGATATCCGCCGCCTCGGCCGTGGACGCGGTGGTGGCCAAAGCCCGTCGCTGA